ACGATCTGCAAATCCTTGTGTAGGGGCAAAACATGAAGGGCGGTTGTTTGTGCGGTGCCGTTGAATACGAGGTTGATCAACTTGATATGCCCATCGGTCACTGTCATTGCCGCACTTGTCGTAAAGCGCATGCGGCAGCATTTGCCTCAACCGCAGGCGTGATGCGCGAACACTTCCGCTGGCTCAAGGGTCAAGAGAAACTTACAGGCTTTGAATCTTCTCCAGGAAAAATCAGATACTTCTGTTCTTTGTGCGGATCTCATCTGGTTGCCGAGCGTCCCGCGCAGCCTCATGTTATTTTGCGGGTAGCGACGCTAGATGAAGATCCTGGCATTCAACCAGCTATGCATATTTGGTGTTCGCATGATGTTTCATGGCTGCAAGATGGGGACAATGTGCCGTTTTACCAAGAATGGCAGCCAGGCAGATAGCAAAACACAAGTTTAGGGGCAGTAACAGGCAGCACAACAAGCGCGTTGCACACTGACCGAATGAATGCCGATTGGTAAGAGTTGAAAAGTCTTGGCGGCAGGTGAACGTGATCGTTAAAACGCTTCCATCTTTTGCTCTCTACTCAACATCAGCTGGCGGATCATAAATCGCTGCACTCATGATCCGTCCGGATTCTTCCTGAAACTCAGAAGACAAACCGCAGGCAGCTAATGTGGCACGCCGACGAGCACGAGTATCTGCCTTCTCGAAAGCTTGAGCCTTGAGCTGTCCTTTTAGTGGTTTGTCGTACTTGTCCACTAACTCAGCAGTTCCATCTGCCTGCGTTTCACGTCCATCAAGCTCTATGCAAGCAGCCGTCGCAATAACAATGCCATCTACAATTTGCCGATCGACTACCTTCACCGACAAATCACGATTTTTGCGGAGCTGGTCAGTAGCACGTTGATTGGGAAACAGCACCAGGCGATTATCTTTGGTTTCAATGTAGTCAAACGGGAATGAGTAGGGGTCAAGTCCTAAGCGATGGCATTGCCAGCGGTAATACATGCGCCGCTCGATCGCCGTTAGTCCATGCACACCGTTGCTGGTAAAGACTCTGCCTAGAATTTCGTTGTTGATGGTAGGCACGATCGCATTAGACGTGGCTGTTGTGATTGCCAGTTCTTCACTCATGGGTTGTTCTAAAGAAGTTTACTGAAGGGGCAGGATTGCCCCTAGAACGAAGCTGTCTATGCTGCGATCGACGTTTCCAGTTGTGCCAAACTCAATCTAAATTCCAGCTTGGCGACAGAGAACTGACTGCGGAGCAGATCTGCTTCAATTTGCAGTTTAACGAGCGCATCTTGAGCATGTTGGAGTTCGAGCAATGTGCCCTGATACTCTTCATCTGCCTGCAATTCAGCCTTCTTAGATTTGCGCTGTGACTCGTTTTTAAGCTCAGCGTCAAAGGCGACAGCGCACTCAATCTCTCGATCGAAGGTCTGCAAAATATCTTTCAGTTTGCGAACCTTTTGCTCCTGGCTGAGAACAGCCAGTTGCTTGTCTGCAATCTGTTGTGGAAATTCGGAAATTTTCATGGTGCTTACCAATCAGTAAAGGTACAAACGGGACAAAGTTTTTTGGAATTCTTGCGGGATTTGAGCTTGCGCTCTAACGTTCGATCGCCCAGATTCCAGGTTCGACACAGCACAAATCCAATTTCTCGCTCTTTGGCAACCTGGCAGAGCCTCGCGCCCTGCCCTTTGTGATGTTGCCTTACTCGTTCTGGAATGCTGTCGGAATATCCCAAATAATGCTGTGCTGTGTGCTTTGGGGAAATTGGGCGATCGAAGTGAAGCAGATAAACGCCTCTCATTCGATCGCTCCCAAAGTTGGCTTATGCAGCAGCGACGATCGGTTGAACAGCTTCGATCGGTTGCAGTTTGCCTAGCTGACGATCGAATTCAGAGCGGTTGAAAGCGTTCTCGCGGCGACCTTCGACCAGGTGAAACATGCCGTCATCTACCAGCGATTCGATGCTTGACTCAAGCCACTTCAGAACGGCTTGCTGCAAATCGCGAGCGTCATAGGCTGCTGCAGACTCGATCGCGTAGTGGGCTTGCAGCTGCATTGCGAGGTCTGCGATCGAGTTGTGGGTGGATTGGCTGATGTAGATGTCGGTGGAAGGGGCGATCGGTTGATTGGTTTGAGTTAGCATTGGGTTACATCCTTTTTAGGGTTATTCCCGCTTCTTCAGTCCTCCCGCCAAGTTGGTACTGAAGGAGCGGTGTTTTGTTTGAAGTCTTCCAACCTCATGTCATCTAATGTAAGATGTTAATTAGCACTTGTCAACCGTTAGTTAACACTTTGCACTAGATTTATGGAGAGGTCTTAATTGTGTTTACCGTGAAGGTTAGAAGGACGATCGTTCAAGAGGTTGAAGCTCCTAAGCTAGGGGAGCGGTTAGAGCAGGCAAGGGAGAAGGCTGGACTAAAGGTGGCAGAACTGTGTCGTCAAGTGGGCATTAGTCGCACCTATTGGTATCAGCTGGTTTCAGAGACTGCACAAATCGCGCTTGGGGAGGAGATTCTTCGTAAGCTAGAGCAGGTTCTAGATGTTGATCTGGGAGTGCAATTTGATGACTGAGGAGATCTCAGATTCATCCAAACGCGTCTTAGCAGCCTTGATTGCTGCTGGGTGGAGGATCAAGCAAGAGTATCACTGGTACATTCTTCTGGAGCGTGAAGGCTACCGAGACTACCAGTTCATTTTCAGCGGGTATGGAATGACTCCCCGATCGTACAACGATGTCCCAATGAGACTTAGCAATGAACGATTAGCCCATATCCTTGAAGGACATCCAGAAGTCTCTGTGCATTTATCCGAAATTTTGCACACCCTTATTACCCCACAGCGCATCTATGCAGGTAAAGAGGGTGAACTATTAGCACTACGTGAGGTAGAGCCGGAGAAATGGCTCGTGGTGGTCTATCGAGAGTCTACTCTGGATATGGAGAAGACAGCCATTGCTGATATTGAAGCGGGGAGCTTTGTCATCACTGCATACTTAACTCGCCGCATTCGCTCTTTTGAAAAGAGGCAACGAATCCTATGACCCCGATCGAATTGCAGGACTATCTCAAACTTGCCTCAGTCGTTAAAATCCTTCCTAGGGCTCCTTTTTGGTTGTCTTATGATGCTGAAGCTGATGTTGTCTATATCAATTTTCAGAATCCGCCTACGCAAGCAGATGATAGCGAGCTAACCGACGATAATGTTTTAGTTCGCTACGACGAATCAGGCAACATAATTGGACTGACAATCCTTAACGCAAGTTGCAGAGTTTCTCTTTCTAGTGCGGATTCAGAAGAACTTCCTCAAGAAAACGAACCAACCGGCAAGGAGTCTCCACGGCGGGTAAGAAGTGGTTTTTATTCAGTCCCTAAAGGTAAACTCCGTTCCTCACAGAATCGAAAAAAAACGCAGCCATCCTAGATCTATAGCCACTACTGGCAAGACAACCCCAGATCGTCCTCAACGAGTGATCTGGGGTTGTAGCATTCTGGAAGTTCTATGTTGGCAATTAAAAAACGATCGTCCTGAGATTCTATGAGAGGGGCGATCGATATCAAGTTTCATCTCTTTGTCAGGTTTCCCTGGTCAGACAGATGCAGGCTCCAATAACCGCCAGTCTTCAATGCGACTCACGCCAATTCTGACCTCGTCGCCGCAGTAGTCTCGACAGAGATAGTAGTCAGTCTGATAGCTGCACAGCGCATCATCAGGGCGATAGAGCGTGTACTCATACCCTGGAGCGGAACCGTCACGCGCCAAAATTTCTCGCAATCGATCGAACTGGGGATTCAGCCGCCGTGGGTTGACCGGATCTTCATCCCTACTTGCTCTCCAGCTCCGTAGATAGTTATAGCCAGTGAATCTTGCGGCATCCCAATGAGCGCGGCTGGGCTTGAGCAGGTCAGACGTGTGATAGCAGATGTTTGTCGTGTTCGATGTGATGATAACGATCTTGCCTTCCTGTCGCTGTTCCATCAGGAATTCAAGGATCTTTAGATAGTCAGCACCCAGCAGATTCAGCTCTCGATCGCTCATTTTGGGTAGTCTCTCCTCTTCTCCTGATGCCATTGATGCCAATACTCTAAACGGTCGCCTACAGCCAGGAAATCTCACCAGCGTTTGAGGTCGGTCGAACTCCAGCGCCCAACGTGCGAGTGATGCTGTTCGCTCTCTGACACAAGACAGTGCAGACTCATAAGAAGTCAGGTGCAGTACAACAGCATCAGGCGTGATTTCAAGTCGATCGCTGTTGAGTCTGATTTGAATCGCCATTCTTCCTCCCTAACCTATCTCGCAGTGCAATTAGCGTTTCCTCGTCAATGTCGAGCGCGTAGGCCGCTTCAACGATTTCGCAGTCGGAAATCCACTCACCTGCCACTAAGCGTGTTAGCAGTGTTTTAATACCGCCTGGGTGAGGAGCGACGACCGGACGACGCTTGACTGATTCAACGTATTCCATCAGCTTTTTAAGTCCAAACCGAAAGCCCAATTGAATTACGTCGCTGTCTGTCGAGCCGAGCAGTGCCCCTAACTCCTCAACCAGTTCGACCTCTGCATCGGTGAAAGTGACTTTAAGTTGCTTGCCCACAACTGCAAATCCTTAATTTGACCTGATTTAAGCCTAACTCTTACCCAAAATAAACCCTCCATTTTTTGCACTTTTTTGCGGAAGACGTGAAACTTTCATCTTCCGGTCAGGTTCAATCACCTACTCTGTAAAGCTTCTGGCGTTTTGAGAAAGAAAATTCTGGATTAATTTTCTCCATCTTGAAAGCCTGATTTTTCTAGAGTTGAAGCTCGATCGCCTTCCAAAAATCGGAAAATTTCCGTCATGATATTGACTGGTCTAAAAATAGTCTTAATCTAGGTCATATGAAGGCTGATTTAGGACTAGATATATGAAGCTGGCACAAATCAGAGAGGAGTTAAGAGAACTGCTGCCAGGGAAGGCATTGTCCAATGACAAATGGATTGCCTGGAAACGTTTGATTGGAATTCCTAAAGGGGTGCGCTCTTGCACGCATGAACAGTGGGTACTGCTGTGCGCGATCGTCGCCTTCAAGCGGTCACGACGCAGAGTAACCTTGCCTGCGCTGCGCGTCTTTGCTCGCAATCATGCGAACGATCCAATCGCGTTCCTGCCCGGGTATCTTCCTGTCTCCTCTCTGTCTGTGCTGCCCCACACGGTTCTAGGGGCTGAGATGGCAGAAATCATTCATGCTCGAACTGGCTACCGTCCATCTGAAAGCACGTTGCGCCGATGGAACAGGCGGCTAGGGTACGGCAGGTTTAGCTTGAATTCTGAATTCTCAGCCTCCCAGATTCGCCAATTTATTCATCTCTATCTCAAGATTCGACGCGAAGAAATTGAGCGAGGGAAACGCAACATGGAAACCATTTCACACAGGAGGCAAGCAGCATGACCCTATCTGAAATCATCAAAACCCTTTCAGAAAAACAGATTGAGGTTAGCGAATCACAACTTAAAGCCGAACTCCCAAAGTTAGGCATTGAGCTTGACGAAATTAATGCAGAGACGATCGATATTCTCGCAGATCACTTTCAAACCCTAAGCGGCAATGCTCTTGCACCAATTCCCACATCAGCACCTGCTGCGGTCAAGCGCAAAGGTGGCAGCATGACTCGATCGCAGCGCAGCAAACCACCAGTGACCACCGCTCGCACTGCACCATCACTGCCAATTCCCCCAGAGACTCAGGAGCTTGTCTTAGAGACACTCAACGGAGTCGAGGACAGTGCTCAACTGCTACTCGGAAACACGTTGGCAAAGATTGACAGTGACGCAGCGATGCTTGCCAGAACGCTATCAAATGCCCCTCTAATCTTCAGCCGACTTCTACAAAAGAAGCTGGAGGAAGCAGGCAACGATGGAGCAACCAGTTTGACTAACTTTGTCGATCGCAGCGCTGAAGAGTTGGAATCATCGCGACAGCGGATTCAGGAGACGATCGCCAATCAGTATCGAGAATTCGGTTTAGACCCTGCTGAGTTTGGGATTAGCGCATGAACCCGATCGAGCAGACAGAACAAGCGGTTAAAACCGTCCTACAAAACGACGCCGACTATCTCAACGCAACCTCTGAAATGCTTGCGACTCATGCTGCAACACTACCTCAGCGTTTGTTAAAAACCACATACCGCAAAGTGGGTGATCGGTTTGGCAGCCCTGGCACGTTCTTGTTTCGGCTCCGCGCCGAGGGACTGACACCCATTCTAGAGCTGCGGCAATGGGCGCTGATTCGTGAGCTGCTGATTCCCGTAACGCTTGAAGGCGCGATCGTTCGAGGCTCTGTTGCCCTGCTGATTGTCGCTGGAAGCTGGCACGTTGGCAGCAAGCGTTATGCCCAGTGGCGATCGTTGCAGCCAAGCAAGCCACAGGTCTATATGGCTCGTCCTGTCTGCCAGTGGATATCTGAGGGACTGACTCAAACCATGCCGCTAGATTTTCACTTTGCTGGACGATGCCCGATCGCAACCGTTAGACAGCAATGACAACAGAAATCACTCGACGATACTGGACAACTCACGGAACCCATAGCGACGGCACAGGTCGCGCTTGTGAAGTCTGGGAGCGAGAAACCACAGGAGAACCAATGCAGACACAACCTCAATTCGTCAATCAACAGACGATCGCACCTGGTTATGCAGCACCGATCGCTCAATATCAACCCCAGCCGATCGAACCCACTTCAGTTCATCAGCCTGTCATGTTCCGTCCTCAGCAATCCAGTTCTGTTCTGCCAGCGATCGGGCTTGCAGCAGGCGTAATTCTGGCGATTTGGGGAATGGGCAAAGGCAGTGAAGCGTCTGATCTCAAGAGTCAGTTGCAGCTTGCTCAACTCACACAGCAACAGCAACAGCAAAAGATTAGCCAGCTTGAGCAGACTGTAGCCACTCAGCAGGCGCAGATGCAAGGCATGGTGACGATGGGCGCGATCGTCGCTCACTAAGTTTTACGTTCATTTCAGGAGACAAACAAATGGGACTCAAAGACTGGCTATCTGGCAAGAACGGCAGCTTAGAAAAGAACCGAAATGGAGCAGGGGATTCAGCGAATCTGCCACAGTTGGCGCGATCGGCTGACAATGGCGGTCGGCTCAGTCCTAAACATCCGCCGGGGATGCACTACTTCACTCCGGTTCCATTGCCGCAGAAAACGCGATTCTTCACTCCAATGGAAGCAGGTGCAATCAAACAGATCCGCAACGAGATGGAAGGCGCACTGCCTCATGCGCTGGAGGCTTACAAAGACCTCAGTAAGGTTGACGATATGGGCACTCAAGTTCACGGTGCACATGGTGACCTAACAAGAACGCATATCCGCAACACAACCAAACAGGATCAGAGTAACTACAAAACACTGAACGAGTTGCAGAAAGCGAGATTGGCAGCGCTCGGAATGCAAACCAACCTCTCACAGCATGACGACTATGTAGCAGGCGCGATCGAGGCGGTAGGGGCATGGGAGCAAATTGGAATGAAGCTGCTGGCGTAGGGTTCGACTGGCAGAGTGAAGCTGAGGCGGATTTGCAGGCGATCGAGCAGATATTCATAACTCTGCAATCTGCCCATGCTGAACTGATGCAACAGGTGGAACTCAACCGCCAAATTCAGGCACAGAGCAACGCAGAAACGATCGCCACACTCTATCAATTAGAACAACAAATCCAGTTATGGCAGCAGCAACTTATCAGCGCGACGCAGGCAGGATACGGGTAAAAGTTTGGGTGCGTCAGATTCCAGTCGGAGAGCAGGTTTACTGGTGCATTTGCATGGTTACCGGAATTACTATCTGCCTCTCGATCGCAATTGCGCTTTGGAAGTTTGGCTTTTTGGGTGGGGTTGTAGTTGGACTTACCCTACGAAATTTACTCAGCACATAACCCATGAAAACAGGCGGAATCTGGAGGCTAACGGGATGGGTAACGATCGGGTTCTCCATCCCTTTTCTTTTAGTTGGCATTGCTCGATTCATCCCAGACTTAAGGACAGCAGCGATCGGCATCATTGCCCTGCTCGTCTTCGTTCTGGCAATGGCATTACTGCAAGAAGATTTCTTCGTGGAACGGCTCAAGACTGACCTGATGAACTTTCGATCGGTTTATATCTGGCTCGTTCTGGCTTTCATTTTGGGATTAGTTCTAGGGGCACTATGACGCAGCTATTCACACCCGATCGATTGGAGCAGCAACGAACACAGCTCAACGCAGTCCAAAGGCAGGCATTCTCGGCTCTGGTTGCCTGGTTTTTGGTTGTAGGTGGGACGATCGCATTCAAGCCTCCTGCCTGGCTCAATATCATGCTGAGATTGGCGGCAATGGGCA
This sequence is a window from Trichocoleus sp.. Protein-coding genes within it:
- a CDS encoding DUF2283 domain-containing protein, which codes for MTPIELQDYLKLASVVKILPRAPFWLSYDAEADVVYINFQNPPTQADDSELTDDNVLVRYDESGNIIGLTILNASCRVSLSSADSEELPQENEPTGKESPRRVRSGFYSVPKGKLRSSQNRKKTQPS
- a CDS encoding helix-turn-helix transcriptional regulator, yielding MFTVKVRRTIVQEVEAPKLGERLEQAREKAGLKVAELCRQVGISRTYWYQLVSETAQIALGEEILRKLEQVLDVDLGVQFDD
- a CDS encoding GFA family protein translates to MKGGCLCGAVEYEVDQLDMPIGHCHCRTCRKAHAAAFASTAGVMREHFRWLKGQEKLTGFESSPGKIRYFCSLCGSHLVAERPAQPHVILRVATLDEDPGIQPAMHIWCSHDVSWLQDGDNVPFYQEWQPGR